The nucleotide sequence GATGCCGCCGTGTCCGCCAGGATCGCCGGGACGGTGAGCGTGGCGGCCTCCGGGCGCTGACCGCGACGGGGCGGCGCGTGGCGGGACATTTCCACAGCCGCGTCGCCTCACCTAAATACCATCATTAACGGCATGGCAACCTTGATCGGCCACAACGAAGGCCCGGCTGCGCCCTGTTGCGGCCCGACCCGAGTTTCATGTTGCGTCCCATGCGTTCCATGCGTGCACTGTCGTCGCGTCCCAGGACCGGAGCCTTGCCCGCTTCGCGTCGCCGGCGATTGATCCTCGCGTCCGTTGTGCTCGGCGCGGTGGCGCTGTTGCTGGTGCCGAGCCGCGCCTTCCATCGCCAGCCGGCCGACCCGGTCCCGGCCGCCGGGGTGCGCGGACTGCCGCCGCTGTTCGCCGGCGCGCTGGAGACGCTGCGTCCCGACACCTTCCGCCTGCCGCCCACCAGCGAAAGCGCGATCGAACTCGCCCGCGCCGCGGCGGGCCCGCAGATGGTCCGGCCGGAATTGACGTCGACGCCGACCACGGTGCGTGCGGTGGCGGCGCCGGTAGCGGTGGCGCGGCTGGACGGGGAGGGCGCCGACATCACCGGCAGTCTGCCGCCGGACGCGGTGGCGCTGCCGTCGCGCCAGCTCGACCTGCCGCCGATCGGCGTGACCGACAGCGCGCCGGTGGCGGAGATGGAGACCGCCGACCTTATCACCCGCGGCGCGCCGGGCGATCCCGGCACCTTCCCGCCGATGCTGGTGGTCGAGCGGCTGTTCTTCACCGTCGACCCGGCGGCGCTGCCGCAATCGCCGCTCGACTATGTCACGGCCGGAACCGAGCTGATGCCGCCGCGCGCGAGCCGGAAGGGCACGCGGGGCTGAGCAGCCCCGCGGCGGAGGCGAGCCGACGTCGGTGGAAGGTCAAGCCGCAAGGCCGTTGGCGTCATACGGTTTCCGGCTGATCAGCTCGGCTCTTTCTTCCCTCTCCCCTTGCGGGAGAGGGTGCCGAGCGATCGTAAAGATCGCGACGCGGGTGAGGGGGCCTGCGCGCAGAAGGCTGACATACCCCTCACCCGGCTCGGATTTCGCTTCGCTCATCCTCGCCACCCTCTCCCACAAGGGGAGAGGGAAAAGACGCGCCCCTCGGCCACCGGCCAGTTCGAGCCGGTCAGCCGGAAACCGTATCACATGTTGGGATAGTTCGGCCCGCCGCCGCCTTCGGGCGCCACCCACACGATGTTCTGGGTGGGGTCCTTGATGTCGCATGTCTTGCAGTGGACGCAGTTCTGCGCGTTGATGACGAAGCGCGGATCGCTTTGGCTCGCCTCGTCGCCGTAGACCACCTCATAGACCCCGGCCGGGCAGTAGAGCCGCGCCGGCTCGCCATAGAGCGGCAGGTTGTGGGCGATCGGCACCGCCGGGTCCTTGAGGGTGAGATGGACCGGCTGGTCCTCCTCGTGGTTGGTGTTGGACAAGAACACCGAGGACAGCTTGTCGAACGACAGCTTGCCGTCCGGCCGCGGGTAAGCGATCGGCTCGACCTCGTCGAGGCGCTTGAGCTTGGCGTGGTCGGGCTTGTCGTGCTTCAGCGTGCCGAACAGCGAGAAGCCGAAGCGGTTGGTCCACATGTCGAGGCCGCCGAGCGCGACGCCCAGCATCAGGCCGTAGCGCGCCCACAGCGGCTTGACGTTGCGCACCGGCTTGAGATCGACCCCGATCGGGCTGGCGCGCCAACTGTCGTCGTAGCTGGTCAGCTCGTCATTGGCGCGGCCGGCTTTGATCGCGGCGGCGGCGTGCTCGGCCGCCAGCATGGCGGAGGTGATGGCGTTGTGGGTGCCCTTGATGCGCGGCACGTTGAGGAAGCCGGCGCCATCGCCGATCAGGGCGCCGCCGGGGAACGAAAGCTTCGGCACCGACTGCCAGCCGCCCTCGGTGATGGCGCGGGCGCCATAGGCGATGCGCTTGGCGCCGGCGAAGGTGTCCGCGACCAGCGGGTGGTGCTTGAAGCGCTGGAACTCGTCGAACGGTGACAGCGTCGGGTTCTCGTAGTCGAGATGGACGACGAAGCCGACCGCGACCTGGTTATCCTCAAGATGATAGAGGAAGGAGCCGCCGCCGGTTGCGTTGTCGAGCGGCCAGCCGAACGAGTGCTGCACCAGGCCGGGCTTGGATTTCTCCGGCGCCACCTGCCACAGCTCTTTGAGGCCGATGCCGTATTTCTGCGGAGAGCGATCGGCGTCTAGCTTGAAGCGGTTGATAAGCTGGCGGGAGAGCTGGCCGCGGGTGCCTTCGGCGAACAGCACGTATTTGCCCGCCAGCTCCATGCCGCGGGTGAAGCTGTCCTTCAGATGACCGTCGCGGGCGACGCCCATGTCGCCGGTGGCGATGCCGGTCACCGCGCCGTTATCGTCATAGAGCACCTCGGCGGCGGCGAAGCCGGGATAGATGTCGACGCCGAGCGCCTCGGCCTTGGCCGCCAGCCAGCGGCAGACATTGCCGAGCGAGACCACGAAGCAGCCGTGGTTGGACATCAGCGGCGGCATCATCCAGTTCGGCAGCCGCACGGCGCCGCGCTCGGTGAAGTAATAGAAGCGGTCGTCGGTGGCCGCGGTCTTGAGCGGGTGGTCCTCCGCGCGCCAGCCGGGAAGCAGGGCGTCGAGGCTGGAGGGGTCGACCACCGCGCCGGACAGGATGTGAGCGCCGACCTCGGAGCCCTTCTCGACCACCACCACGGCGAGATCGGGGTCGATCTGCTTCAGGCGGATCGCGGCAGCAAGGCCCGCCGGGCCGGCGCCGACGACAACAACGTCGAAGTCCATCCGCTCGCGCGGCGGGCGTTCCGCCTCAGTCATGGTCCGTTCCCTCGGTTCTACGTTTTTTTCATTATGGTCATTCCATGACTCGACGACGCTGACAATGCCGACGAAAGGTGCGGGTGACCGATGGCGCTGATAACGTGGCTTCGATGACCGCCCCCGCCGACCTCCACACCGTGCTCGCCGACATCCTGGCCTTCTACGCCGAGGCCGGCGTCGACGTGGCGCTGGACGAAGAGCCACACGACCGCCTGGCTGACAGCGCGGCGGAGGCTGCGGCGCGGCTCGCCTCTCCGCCGGGGCCGCCGGCCTTGGCGGCCGCAACGCTCGGGGCACCAGCTCCGGCGATGATGGCGCGGCCGGGCGGGCGGGGGGCGGCGGGCGAGGCCCCGCACCAGTTCCCCACCGTGCCGCCGGCCCGCGGCGGCGGGGAGGCGCCGGACCCGGCCGCTGCCGCCGCCAGGGTGCCGCTGGCGCCGGACGCCGCGGTGATGGCCGCCCGCCAAGCGGCGCGCGAGGCGGCCTCGCTCGGCGAGCTACGGGCGATGCTGGAGGGGTTCGAGGGCTGCGCGCTGAAGGTGACGGCGTCGCGGCTGGTGTTCGCCGACGGTGCGCCGGACGCCAGGCTGATGCTGGTGGGCGAGGCGCCGGGGGCGGAAGAGGACCGCCAGGGCAAGCCGTTCGTCGGCCGCGCCGGACAGTTGCTGGATCGCATGCTGGCGGCGATCGGGCTCGACCGCACCAAGGTCTATATCGCCAACATCGTGCCGTGGCGGCCGCCGGGCAACCGCACCCCGACGCCGCAGGAAAGCGCGATCTGCCTGCCGTTCATCGCCCGCCAGATCGAGCTGGTCGACCCCGCCGTGCTGGTGTTCCTCGGCGGCTTTGCCGCCTCCAGCCTGCTCGGCGCCAAGGAGGGCATCCTCAAGACCCGCGGCCGCTGGCTGAGCTACCATGCCGGCACGCGCGACATCCGCGCCATGGCGACGCTGCACCCGGCCTACCTGCTGCGCCAGCCGCTGCAGAAGCGGCTGGCATGGCGCGACTTCCTCGCCGTGAAGCGGGCGCTGGACGAGGCCGCGAAGGCGGGCTGAGGCGCGCGTTCCCCGTCGTCCCGGCCGAGCGAAGCGAGAGACGGGACCGTCCGGCGATTGGCGCCTTCTTGCACGCGGTGCCGGCTCGCGCGCCTGCCGGCGCTTGGCCGGGACGACGAGACCGTGAGCAGTCCGCAGAGCCAGCCTCACCGCGACCAAATGTCCGCTCGAAGCCGGCAGCGCCAGCAATAAGACAGTTATGCTGTCGTATAGACCCGGACCAACCGGGCAGCGGCGGCGTTGGGTTCAAAGCTCGACGAGCTACGGGAGGCTTTCGATGTCGGTCAGGCTGGCGCAGGCGTCGCTCGATGACAAATACGAGCTGTCCCCCGAGCGGGCGCCGCAGGACCGGGTGCTGCTCACCGGCACCCAGGCGCTGGTTCGCCTCGCCTTGATGCAGAAGGCGCGCGACCAAGGCGCCGGGCTGAACACCGCCGGCTTCGTCACCGGCTATCGCGGCTCCCCGCTCGGCGGGCTCGACGCCCAGTTTCTCCGCGCCAGCCGCGTGCTCGAAGCCAATAACATCAAGTTCCAGTCCGCCCTCAACGAGGACCTTGCCGCCACCGCGCTGTGGGGCAGCCAGCAGGCCGAGCTGCGCGGCGAGGGCCGCTTCGACGGCGTGTTCGGGCTGTGGTACGGCAAGGGGCCGGGGGTCGACCGCAGCGGCGACGTGTTCCGCCACGCCAATTTCGCCGGCACATCCAGGCACGGCGGCGTGCTGGCCTTGATGGGCGACGACCACACTGCCGAATCCTCCACCACCGCGCACCAGTCCGACTTCCACTTCGTCGACGTGATGATGCCGATCCTGAGCCCGGCCGGGGTGCAGGAAATCCTCGACCTCGGGCTGGTTGGCTGGGCGCTGAGCCGGTTCGCCGGCACCTGGGTGGCGATGAAGGGCGTCAAGGACACCGTGGAATCGACCGCGGTGGTCGACGGCCGGCTGGAGCGGGTGTCGATCGTCAGTCCCGACGGCGTCAGGATGCCGGACGGCGGCCTCAACATCCGCCTTGGCGACACCCCGCTGCAGCAGGAGGCGCGGCTGCAGGAATACAAGCGCGATGCCGTGCTGGCGTTCGTGCGCGCCAACCGGCTCAACCGCTGGATCACCTCCGGCGGCCGCGCGCCGAGGATGGGCATCGCCACGCTCGGCAAGAGCTATCTCGACGTGCGCCTTGCGCTCGACGAACTCGGCATCGACGAGGTGCGCGCCAACGACCTCGGCATTCGCCTGTTCAAGATCGCCTGCCCATGGCCGCTGTCGAA is from Blastochloris viridis and encodes:
- a CDS encoding electron transfer flavoprotein-ubiquinone oxidoreductase, producing MTEAERPPRERMDFDVVVVGAGPAGLAAAIRLKQIDPDLAVVVVEKGSEVGAHILSGAVVDPSSLDALLPGWRAEDHPLKTAATDDRFYYFTERGAVRLPNWMMPPLMSNHGCFVVSLGNVCRWLAAKAEALGVDIYPGFAAAEVLYDDNGAVTGIATGDMGVARDGHLKDSFTRGMELAGKYVLFAEGTRGQLSRQLINRFKLDADRSPQKYGIGLKELWQVAPEKSKPGLVQHSFGWPLDNATGGGSFLYHLEDNQVAVGFVVHLDYENPTLSPFDEFQRFKHHPLVADTFAGAKRIAYGARAITEGGWQSVPKLSFPGGALIGDGAGFLNVPRIKGTHNAITSAMLAAEHAAAAIKAGRANDELTSYDDSWRASPIGVDLKPVRNVKPLWARYGLMLGVALGGLDMWTNRFGFSLFGTLKHDKPDHAKLKRLDEVEPIAYPRPDGKLSFDKLSSVFLSNTNHEEDQPVHLTLKDPAVPIAHNLPLYGEPARLYCPAGVYEVVYGDEASQSDPRFVINAQNCVHCKTCDIKDPTQNIVWVAPEGGGGPNYPNM
- a CDS encoding uracil-DNA glycosylase, translated to MTAPADLHTVLADILAFYAEAGVDVALDEEPHDRLADSAAEAAARLASPPGPPALAAATLGAPAPAMMARPGGRGAAGEAPHQFPTVPPARGGGEAPDPAAAAARVPLAPDAAVMAARQAAREAASLGELRAMLEGFEGCALKVTASRLVFADGAPDARLMLVGEAPGAEEDRQGKPFVGRAGQLLDRMLAAIGLDRTKVYIANIVPWRPPGNRTPTPQESAICLPFIARQIELVDPAVLVFLGGFAASSLLGAKEGILKTRGRWLSYHAGTRDIRAMATLHPAYLLRQPLQKRLAWRDFLAVKRALDEAAKAG